A genomic segment from Methanoplanus limicola DSM 2279 encodes:
- a CDS encoding V-type ATP synthase subunit F, producing MEIAVVGNSEFILGFRLAGVEKTYPAESVDQLTELVTKVMSDSEVGILVLKGEDMQKLSVRLRTTLSESVRPTVIAIGGEEGGLSMRERIKRSVGVDLWK from the coding sequence ATGGAGATTGCAGTTGTTGGAAACAGTGAGTTTATCCTTGGATTCCGTCTTGCCGGTGTTGAGAAGACATATCCGGCAGAATCTGTGGATCAGCTGACAGAACTTGTCACAAAGGTCATGAGCGATTCTGAAGTAGGAATCCTTGTCCTTAAGGGCGAGGATATGCAGAAACTCTCTGTAAGACTTCGCACTACCCTATCGGAATCAGTCAGGCCAACTGTCATTGCAATCGGCGGTGAAGAGGGCGGACTTTCCATGAGAGAGAGAATTAAGAGATCAGTGGGTGTTGATCTGTGGAAGTAA
- a CDS encoding ATP synthase subunit A — MEVKGKSKGILKRISGPVVTAVNFDAHMYDVVRVGDEQLMGEVIKIDGDNVIIQVYEATDGIRPGEPVENTGLSLAVELGPGLLTSIYDGIQRPLEVLMEKMGNFIERGVTAPGLDHEKKWEFEPLLKKGDLAKPGMVIGQVQETNIVTKIMVPPNFKGGKITDIKSGSFTVEEVVCVLDSGEDVTMMQKWPVRVPRPVMEKKNPDIPLITGQRILDGLFPIAKGGTAAIPGPFGSGKTVTQQALAKWSDAEIVVYIGCGERGNEMTEVLTEFPFLEDPKTGKPLMERTILIANTSNMPVAAREASVYTGITIAEYFRDMGYDVSLMADSTSRWAEAMREISSRLEEMPGEEGYPAYLSARLSEFYERAGRVDTLNGELGSITVIGAVSPPGGDFSEPVTQNTLRIVKCFWALDAKLSQRRHFPAINWLNSYSLYLDTLAPYYDENVSPEWNPIRAWAMEVLQKESELQEIVQLVGSDALPDEEQVTIEVARMLREVFLQQNAFDPVDTFCSMDKQFDIMKAIKKYAELAYSTQKAGFPIASIIAVKSKNELAQIKFIEDYKTELAKIFKDMEAEFAKIKEA, encoded by the coding sequence GTGGAAGTAAAAGGAAAAAGTAAAGGAATTCTAAAGAGGATTTCCGGTCCGGTCGTTACTGCCGTTAACTTTGATGCACATATGTATGATGTGGTCAGGGTTGGCGATGAGCAGCTGATGGGCGAGGTCATCAAGATTGACGGTGACAACGTTATCATTCAGGTATACGAAGCGACCGACGGTATCCGTCCGGGTGAACCGGTTGAAAACACCGGACTGTCCCTGGCAGTTGAGCTTGGACCAGGTCTTCTGACAAGTATCTATGATGGTATTCAGAGGCCGCTTGAAGTGCTCATGGAAAAGATGGGCAATTTCATTGAACGTGGTGTCACTGCACCTGGTCTTGACCATGAAAAGAAGTGGGAATTTGAGCCGCTTTTAAAGAAGGGCGATCTTGCTAAACCTGGTATGGTTATCGGTCAGGTTCAGGAGACAAACATTGTCACAAAGATCATGGTTCCGCCGAATTTCAAGGGCGGAAAGATCACAGACATAAAATCCGGCAGTTTTACTGTTGAAGAGGTTGTCTGTGTCCTTGACAGCGGTGAAGATGTCACCATGATGCAGAAGTGGCCTGTCCGTGTCCCAAGACCGGTCATGGAGAAGAAGAATCCGGATATCCCTCTGATTACCGGACAGCGTATTCTTGATGGCCTCTTCCCGATTGCAAAGGGTGGTACAGCCGCAATTCCGGGTCCTTTTGGATCAGGAAAGACTGTTACCCAGCAGGCTCTTGCAAAGTGGTCTGATGCAGAGATTGTTGTCTATATCGGCTGTGGAGAGCGTGGCAATGAGATGACAGAGGTACTTACCGAGTTCCCGTTCCTTGAGGATCCAAAGACCGGAAAGCCTCTGATGGAGAGAACTATTCTCATTGCAAACACCTCAAACATGCCTGTGGCAGCACGTGAGGCATCAGTTTACACCGGAATTACAATTGCTGAGTACTTCCGTGATATGGGATACGATGTATCACTGATGGCAGATTCGACATCCCGCTGGGCTGAAGCAATGCGTGAAATTTCATCACGTCTTGAAGAAATGCCTGGTGAGGAAGGTTATCCTGCATACCTTTCAGCACGTCTCTCAGAATTCTATGAGCGTGCGGGCCGTGTAGATACTCTCAACGGAGAACTTGGTTCAATTACCGTTATCGGTGCTGTTTCCCCACCTGGTGGAGATTTCTCAGAACCGGTTACACAGAACACGCTCCGTATTGTAAAGTGCTTCTGGGCGCTTGATGCAAAACTCTCACAGAGGAGACATTTCCCGGCAATCAACTGGCTGAATTCGTACTCTCTTTATCTTGACACTCTTGCACCATACTACGATGAGAATGTTTCACCTGAGTGGAATCCGATTCGTGCATGGGCAATGGAAGTTCTTCAGAAAGAGTCGGAACTTCAGGAGATTGTACAGCTTGTCGGTTCAGATGCACTTCCTGACGAAGAGCAGGTCACAATTGAAGTGGCACGTATGCTTCGTGAGGTATTCCTTCAGCAGAATGCTTTCGACCCGGTTGATACATTCTGTTCAATGGATAAGCAGTTTGACATTATGAAGGCAATTAAGAAGTACGCAGAGCTTGCATATTCCACACAGAAGGCAGGGTTCCCGATTGCTTCTATTATTGCTGTCAAGTCAAAGAATGAACTTGCACAGATCAAGTTTATTGAAGATTACAAAACTGAACTTGCAAAGATCTTCAAGGATATGGAAGCTGAGTTCGCAAAGATCAAGGAGGCCTGA